A window of the Henckelia pumila isolate YLH828 chromosome 3, ASM3356847v2, whole genome shotgun sequence genome harbors these coding sequences:
- the LOC140893567 gene encoding potassium channel KAT3, which translates to MSFLYLKNFIKRFCVEDFQSSTGTQSGFFSCDLLPSLGDRRNRATILRTYIVSPFDPCYRAWEMFLILLVIYSAWISPFDFAFLSYKRDAHLVFDNIVNGFFAVDIVLTFFVAYLDTQSYLLVDDPGKIAGRYLSTWFVFDVCSTVPFQSLSALFTDQNGGLGYKLLSMLRLWRLRRVSSLFARLEKDIRFNYFWTRCTKLTSVTLFAVHCAGCFNYAIAHRYHDPSKTWIGAVFPNFKQMSHWDRYVISLYWSIVTLTTTGYGDLHAENTEEMLFSIFFMLFNLGLTAYLIGNMTNLVVHWTSRTRNFRDTIRAASEFAKRNQLPSHVQDQILSHVCLKFKTEGLKQQETLNGLPNAIRASVARYLFYPVVQNVYIFHGVSQDFLFQLVPEMEAEYFPPKEDVILQNEYPTDAYIMVSGAVDLITKINGQDQILGKASTGEMFGEIGILYNTTQPFGVRTTEVSQILRLNRTTFINILRANPVDESIIMNNLFRLKAWRSTDMGGQHDVSLILNNWPGRETGELNGQTRDQHTPFGDTTKFESRVGISNSRFINRSEIDVYSPSFHENEKKSNRATNYADDYTYVSSTNSIYPTSVDDINSARKRVTIHMKFGKKKCPQKKPAKLIVLPDSLRELFIIAGKKFGDDKLTKVVNAENAEIDDLRVVRDGDHLFFLPSQDAGKE; encoded by the exons ATGTCGTTTTTGTACTTGAAAAACTTCATAAAACGGTTCTGTGTAGAGGACTTCCAATCCAGCACAGGTACTCAAAGTGGTTTCTTCTCTTGTGATCTCCTTCCATCCCTTGGAGATAGAAGAAACAGAGCTACCATACTTCGAACATACATCGTGTCCCCGTTCGATCCCTGTTATCG GGCCTGGGAAATGTTTCTGATTCTTTTGGTCATTTATTCAGCCTGGATTTCTCCATTTGACTTTGCATTTCTATCTTACAAAAGAGATGCCCATCTAGTATTTGACAACATTGTCAATGGTTTCTTTGCTGTTGATATTGTACTCACCTTCTTCGTGGCGTACCTGGATACCCAGTCGTATCTCCTCGTCGATGATCCAGGCAAAATAGCAGGAAG GTATCTGTCAACCTGGTTCGTGTTTGATGTCTGCTCAACAGTTCCATTTCAATCTCTTAGTGCTCTATTCACAGATCAAAATGGTGGTCTGGGATATAAACTGTTGAGCATGTTGCGTCTTTGGCGGCTGAGACGAGTCAGCTCATTGTTTGCGAG GCTTGAAAAAGACATTCGGTTCAACTATTTCTGGACTCGCTGCACGAAACTCACATCT GTGACGTTGTTCGCGGTACATTGTGCAGGATGTTTCAACTACGCGATAGCGCATAGATACCATGATCCTAGCAAAACTTGGATTGGAGCAGTATTTCCAAATTTCAAGCAAATGAGTCATTGGGACAGATATGTTATCTCACTGTATTGGTCTATAGTAACACTAACTACAACAGGTTATGGAGACTTACACGCTGAGAACACGGAAGAGATGCTGTTCTCCATCTTCTTCATGCTGTTCAACCTAGGATTGACAGCTTATCTCATCGGAAACATGACAAACCTTGTCGTGCACTGGACGAGCCGCACCAGAAACTTT AGAGACACCATTAGAGCTGCTTCAGAATTCGCGAAGCGAAACCAACTGCCTTCCCATGTTCAAGATCAAATTTTGTCCCATGTTTGTCTCAAATTCAAAACAGAAGGATTGAAGCAGCAAGAGACTTTAAATGGGCTGCCAAATGCTATTCGGGCAAGCGTTGCGCGTTATCTGTTTTATCCCGTGGTTCAAAATGTCTATATTTTTCATGGAGTTTCACAGGACTTCCTTTTTCAATTG GTCCCTGAAATGGAAGCTGAGTATTTCCCTCCAAAAGAAGATGTTATTCTACAAAATGAATATCCAACAGATGCATATATAATGGTCTCGGGAGCAGTG gatttaattaCAAAGATCAACGGCCAAGATCAA ATTCTGGGAAAGGCATCCACGGGGGAAATGTTCGGGGAAATAGGAATTTTATATAATACGACTCAGCCTTTTGGTGTTCGAACAACTGAAGTTTCGCAAATACTAAGGCTTAACAGAACAACATTTATCAACATTCTTCGAGCAAATCCTGTAGACGAGAGCATTATCATGAACAATCTTTTTCGG CTCAAAGCATGGAGAAGTACCGATATGGGAGGCCAACACGATGTGAGCTTGATCCTCAATAACTGGCCCGGCAGAGAAACGGGAGAACTCAATGGTCAAACCAGAGATCAACACACGCCCTTTGGAGACACGACGAAGTTTGAATCAAGAGTAGGAATTTCCAATTCAAGATTCATCAACAGAAGTGAAATCGATGTGTACTCACCATCCTTTCATGAAAATGAAAAGAAATCAAACAGGGCCACCAATTATGCCGATGATTATACGTATGTAAGCTCAACCAATTCTATTTATCCTACTTCGGTAGATGATATAAACTCAGCCAGGAAAAGAGTCACCATACATATGAAGTTTGGAAAGAAGAAATGTCCACAGAAGAAGCCTGCAAAGCTCATTGTTCTACCCGATTCGCTCAGAGAACTGTTCATAATAGCAG GAAAAAAATTTGGAGATGACAAGCTCACAAAAGTAGTAAATGCAGAGAATGCAGAAATAGATGACCTA